In Tachypleus tridentatus isolate NWPU-2018 chromosome 7, ASM421037v1, whole genome shotgun sequence, a genomic segment contains:
- the LOC143255449 gene encoding aspartate beta-hydroxylase domain-containing protein 2-like isoform X1, translating to MEYFSHTCCDLFVAVTANGSLELYICLFAGFVLSLVIMFIICWSKSSTCLKNVLSFSSLGVGLAYNWYSQAENQRHECYIHANCNTEDESYDLFNKCQNKQCVRCLARTSDQVSKKLKVRYYQFVETCNVEEKCFERIELGFKHKRYVCTEKNDDKCNINKVSLLYVIPTLSDQLWFENKDIYGDDIGLLEGNFSKIFTEFKKSKKEFSSLWHFNNVPKGEWKIFYLYNQGLPVYPNLSLCPRTAAVLNKLKHFMSGTIFGYAAFSEICPGTYITPHRGCSNARVRCHLALKVQRGTSFLMVENERKEWELGKCLIFDDSFLHSVQHTGFPESSSRAVLLVDLWNPRLCQKERDCLKYIFSSSILDEV from the exons ATGGAATATTTTTCGCACACTTGTTGTGATTTGTTTGTAGCTGTGACAGCAAATGGTTCATTAGAACTGTATATATGCTTGTTTGCGGGATTTGTGttgtctcttgttatcatgtttataatatgttggtcaaaaTCAAGTACGTGCTTAAAGAATGTTCTAAGTTTTTCTAGCCTTGGAGTTGGTCTAGCTTATAACTGGTATTCTCAGGCTGAAAATCAGCGTCATGAATGTTATATTCACGCAAATTGTAATACTGAAGATGAATCctatgatttatttaataagtgtcaaaataaacaatgtgtgcGTTGTTTAGCCAGGACTTCGGATCAagtaagtaaaaaattaaaagtaagatATTACCAGTTTGTAGAGACCTGCAACGTCGAGGAAAAGTGTTTCGAACGAATTGAACTGGgttttaaacataaaagatatgtatgtacagaaaaaaatgatgataaatgtaacattaataaagtatcCCTACTTTATGTCATTCCAACTCTCTCTGACCAATTATggtttgaaaataaagatatttatggTGATGATATTGGCCTGTTAGAAGGaaatttttcaaaaatctttACAGAATTCAAGAAGAGCAAAAAAGAATTTTCTTCACTATGGCATTTCAATAATGTTCCCAAAGGAGAATGGAAAATCTTTTATTTGTATAATCAAGGACTACCTGTATATCCAAATCTATCACTTTGTCCCAGAACAGCAGCTGtgttaaataaattgaaacattTCATGAGTGGAACAATATTTGGATATGCTGCATTTTCTGAAATTTGCCCAGGAACATATATAACCCCACACAGGGGTTGTAGTAATGCCAGAGTTCGGTGCCATTTAG CTTTGAAAGTTCAAAGAGGGACCAGCTTTCTGATGGTTGAAAATGAAAGGAAAGAATGGGAACTtggaaaatgtttgatatttgatGATTCATTTCTTCATTCTGTTCAGCATACTGGTTTCCCAGAGTCTTCCAGCAGAGCTGTGTTACTAGTTGATCTGTGGAACCCCAGGTTGTGTCAGAAGGAAAGAGACTGTTTAAAGTACATCTTTTCCTCAAGTATTCTTGATGAAGTTTAG
- the LOC143255449 gene encoding aspartate beta-hydroxylase domain-containing protein 2-like isoform X2, with protein sequence MCALFSQDFGSTLKVQRGTSFLMVENERKEWELGKCLIFDDSFLHSVQHTGFPESSSRAVLLVDLWNPRLCQKERDCLKYIFSSSILDEV encoded by the exons atgtgtgcGTTGTTTAGCCAGGACTTCGGATCAa CTTTGAAAGTTCAAAGAGGGACCAGCTTTCTGATGGTTGAAAATGAAAGGAAAGAATGGGAACTtggaaaatgtttgatatttgatGATTCATTTCTTCATTCTGTTCAGCATACTGGTTTCCCAGAGTCTTCCAGCAGAGCTGTGTTACTAGTTGATCTGTGGAACCCCAGGTTGTGTCAGAAGGAAAGAGACTGTTTAAAGTACATCTTTTCCTCAAGTATTCTTGATGAAGTTTAG